Genomic segment of Candidatus Methylomirabilota bacterium:
TCATCGACGCCATCGCCGCCTGCGCAAAAGCGCCCCCTCACCCTGCCCTCTCCCCCTCGACGGGGGAGAGGGATTCAACAGAGCAACCTGCCCTGTCCCGCTCGACCGAGGAGAGGGATTCGACAGAGCAACCTGCCCTGTTCCCCTCGACGGGGGAGAGAGATTCAACAGGGCAACCTGCACAATTTCGAAACCCTCTCCCCCATCGGGGGAGAGGGCAGGGTGAGGGGGCGCTGCGCGTGGTCGGGCACTCGGTGCGGCGCGTCGACGCGCCCGAGAAGGTGACGGGGCGCGCGCGCTATGTCACGGACATGGAGCTGCCTGGCATGCTCCACGTGAAGCTGCTCCGATCGCCCTACCCCCACGCCAAGATCGTCCGCGTGGATGTCTCCCGCGCCCGCGCCGCGGCCGGCGTGCGCGCCGTGGTCACCAGCGCCGATCTGGACTGGTGCGATCCGTACTTCGGCCCCGCCTTCCGCGACCGCCCCATTCTCGCCATCGACGTCGTCCGCTACGAGGGCGAGCCCGTGGCCGCCGTGGTCGCGGACACCGAGAGCGCCGCCGCCGAGGCCCTCGAGCTGGTCGAGGTCGTGTACGAGGAGTTGCCCGCCGTGACCACTCTCGAGGAAGCGCTGGCCCCCGGCGCTTCCCTCGTCCACACCTCGGAGCCGCTGGCCGGCCACTTCGCCGATCTCTCCTCGCTCAAGCCCAGGCCCGGCACCAACATCTGCCACCAGTTCCACCTCGAGCGCGGTGGGGGCGCCGGCGCCTTCGCCGAGGCCGACGTCGTGGTGGAGGACGTGTACCGCTTCCCTCGCGTGCAGCACTACTCCATGGAGCCTCACGTGGCCCTCGCTTCCTGGGACGAGAGCGGCACCCTCACCGTCTGGGCGTCGACGCAGAATCCCTATTCGGTCCGCGTGGAGCTGGCCAAGATGTATCGCGTGCCGCTGAGCCGCATCCGCATCATCGTCCCGTCCCTCGGCGGCGGCTTTGGCGGCAAGACGTACGCCAAGCTCGAGCCCGTCGTGGGGGCGCTCGCGCGCATGGTGGGGCGCCCGGTCCGGCTGGCCCTCTCGGTAGAAGAAGCCTTCCGGACGGTGAGACGCTGCGATGCCAGCGCTCGAGTGCGGCTCGGCTTCAAGCGCGACGGCACGCTCTGGGCCGCCGAGTGCCACGCCGATTTCGACGTGGGCGCCTATGCCGACATCGGCCCGCGCATCATCCAGAAGGGCACCTACACGGCGACGGGGCCGTATCGAGTGCCCAACATCGTGCTCGACGCGAAGGCCGTCTACACCAATACGACGCCCGGCGGCGCCTTCCGCGGCTTCGGCGTGCCGCAGCTCGCCTGGGCCCTCGAGTCGCTCGTCGACGAGGCGGCTCGCGACCTCGGCCACGATCCCGTCGATCTCCGCCGGCACAATCTGCTCGGGCAGGGCGAGGAGTTCGCACCGGGAGACACGCCGATCGACGGCAAGTTCGAGGAGACCTTGAACCGGGCCACCGAGGCGATTCGCTGGTCTCAGCAGCCGGCCGCCGGTCGCGCCCGCGGTCTCGCCATGATGATGAAGGCCAGCGTCGCGCCCACGGTCTCCGAGGCCATCGTGCGCCTGCACGCCGATGGCAGCGTGACCGTGCTCGCGAGCACGGTGGAGATGGGGCAGGGCGCGAAGACGGTGATGGCCCAGATCGCCGCCGAGGTGCTCGCCGTCCCCATCGAGCGCGTCTTCGTGGCCATGCCGGACACCGCGATCACGCCCTACGACCAGACCACTAGCTCGAGCCGCTCGACCACCATGACGGGCAAGGCCGTGCAGGAGGCGGCCGTTGACGTGCGCGAGCAGCTGCTGCGCA
This window contains:
- a CDS encoding molybdopterin-dependent oxidoreductase, whose product is MPTPSSSSLACTVNGRAVAVDVMPHSLLLDVLREQLGLKGAKRSCDIQVCGACTVLVDGAPVSACTYLAVEAESREIRTVEGLADGDTLHPVQTAFVEHGAVQCGFCTSGMLLSAAALLEENPSPTREQILHYLRGNLCRCTGYQKIIDAIAACAKAPPHPALSPSTGERDSTEQPALSRSTEERDSTEQPALFPSTGERDSTGQPAQFRNPLPHRGRGQGEGALRVVGHSVRRVDAPEKVTGRARYVTDMELPGMLHVKLLRSPYPHAKIVRVDVSRARAAAGVRAVVTSADLDWCDPYFGPAFRDRPILAIDVVRYEGEPVAAVVADTESAAAEALELVEVVYEELPAVTTLEEALAPGASLVHTSEPLAGHFADLSSLKPRPGTNICHQFHLERGGGAGAFAEADVVVEDVYRFPRVQHYSMEPHVALASWDESGTLTVWASTQNPYSVRVELAKMYRVPLSRIRIIVPSLGGGFGGKTYAKLEPVVGALARMVGRPVRLALSVEEAFRTVRRCDASARVRLGFKRDGTLWAAECHADFDVGAYADIGPRIIQKGTYTATGPYRVPNIVLDAKAVYTNTTPGGAFRGFGVPQLAWALESLVDEAARDLGHDPVDLRRHNLLGQGEEFAPGDTPIDGKFEETLNRATEAIRWSQQPAAGRARGLAMMMKASVAPTVSEAIVRLHADGSVTVLASTVEMGQGAKTVMAQIAAEVLAVPIERVFVAMPDTAITPYDQTTSSSRSTTMTGKAVQEAAVDVREQLLRIASRHLGVDATALWLEDAAVISAGERLPYPELLRERFGMSGGELIGRGIVAPGRSTAALGGSTPFWEMAVGAAEVSVDEETGAITVHSYASVADVGRCINPQQCEGQDEGAVMQGIGHTLLEEMLYEKGQLLNANLVDYRVPWAEDVPAELQCRFVENGDGAGPFGAKGAGEGSLVPVSPAVGNALARLTGVRLRELPLTPERVWRALRERQSRA